One stretch of Amycolatopsis tolypomycina DNA includes these proteins:
- the eboE gene encoding metabolite traffic protein EboE, producing the protein MRFRHRDGTLVHLAYCTNVHQAEDLDGVLAQLGRFGEPVRERLGVPRLGLGLWLARPVAAALAHDPAAVDRLKRELAVRGLEVVTLNGFPYQGFHDPVVKHKVYRPDWAAPERTRYTLDLARLLAELMPDDAVRGSVSTLPLGWRTEWRGDDGQLEVLAKGLAGQDRPVRVAFEPEPGCVIETTAQAAALLSEVDKEWLGVCLDACHLAVGFEDPAAALGRLEAAGLAVVKLQASAALEAPDPADPSTRAALESFVEPRFLHQSNEGAPPGADDLDLALAGGLPGRAPWRVHFHVPLHADPAPPLTSTRPVLAATLAELFGGGTARTDHVEVETYTWQVLPDAPADDAGLVAGIAAELDWTRRELTALGLEEVTA; encoded by the coding sequence GTGAGGTTCCGGCACCGCGACGGCACGCTGGTCCACCTCGCCTACTGCACGAACGTCCACCAGGCCGAAGACCTCGACGGCGTGCTCGCCCAGCTGGGCCGGTTCGGCGAGCCGGTGCGCGAGCGCCTCGGCGTCCCCCGGCTCGGGCTCGGCCTGTGGCTGGCCCGGCCGGTGGCGGCCGCGCTGGCTCATGACCCGGCCGCGGTGGATCGCCTCAAGCGCGAACTGGCCGTGCGCGGCCTGGAGGTCGTCACCCTCAACGGGTTCCCGTACCAGGGCTTCCACGACCCGGTCGTCAAGCACAAGGTGTACCGGCCGGACTGGGCGGCCCCCGAGCGGACGCGCTACACCCTGGACCTCGCGCGGCTGCTGGCCGAGCTGATGCCGGACGACGCCGTGCGCGGCAGCGTGTCGACGCTCCCGCTCGGCTGGCGCACGGAGTGGCGGGGCGACGACGGGCAGCTCGAGGTGCTCGCCAAGGGCCTGGCCGGGCAGGACCGGCCGGTGCGGGTGGCGTTCGAACCGGAGCCGGGCTGCGTCATCGAGACGACGGCGCAGGCGGCGGCGCTGCTGTCCGAAGTGGACAAAGAGTGGCTGGGCGTCTGCCTGGACGCCTGCCACCTCGCGGTGGGCTTCGAGGACCCGGCCGCCGCGCTGGGCCGGCTCGAAGCCGCCGGGCTGGCCGTCGTCAAGCTCCAGGCGTCGGCCGCCCTGGAAGCCCCGGATCCGGCGGATCCTTCGACGCGGGCGGCGCTGGAGTCCTTTGTGGAGCCCCGGTTCCTCCACCAGAGCAACGAAGGAGCGCCACCCGGCGCCGACGACCTCGACCTCGCGCTGGCCGGCGGCCTCCCCGGGCGGGCGCCGTGGCGCGTGCACTTCCACGTCCCGCTGCACGCCGACCCGGCGCCGCCGCTGACGTCGACCCGGCCGGTGCTGGCGGCCACCCTGGCCGAGCTGTTCGGCGGCGGCACCGCGCGCACCGACCACGTCGAAGTCGAGACCTACACCTGGCAGGTGCTCCCGGACGCACCCGCCGACGACGCCGGGCTGGTCGCGGGCATCGCGGCCGAGCTGGACTGGACCCGGCGCGAACTGACCGCACTGGGCTTGGAAGAGGTGACCGCATGA
- a CDS encoding TatD family hydrolase, with protein sequence MRIFDPHIHMSSRTTDDYAAMHAAGVRALVEPAFWLGQPRTNVGSFTDYFDALVGWEPFRASQFGIAHHCTIALNPKEANDPRCVPVLDLLPRYLEKDGVVAVGEIGYDSMTEAEDKAFAAQLALAIAHDLPALVHTPHRDKAAGTERSIAVVRESGIAPGRVVLDHLNEVTVRTAKESGCWLGFSIYPDTKMDEDRMVAILREYGTERVLVNSAADWGKSDPLKTRRTGDAMLAAGFTEDDVDRVLWRNPVEFYGQSGRLALDSESPDAEFAGNSILRGARK encoded by the coding sequence ATGCGCATCTTCGATCCCCACATCCACATGAGCTCCCGCACCACCGACGACTACGCCGCCATGCACGCCGCCGGGGTCCGCGCGCTCGTCGAGCCGGCGTTCTGGCTGGGCCAGCCGCGCACCAACGTCGGCAGCTTCACCGACTACTTCGACGCCCTCGTCGGCTGGGAGCCCTTCCGCGCGAGCCAGTTCGGCATCGCCCACCACTGCACGATCGCGCTCAACCCCAAGGAGGCCAACGACCCGCGGTGCGTCCCGGTGCTCGACCTGCTGCCGCGGTACCTGGAGAAGGACGGCGTGGTCGCGGTCGGCGAGATCGGCTACGACTCGATGACCGAAGCGGAGGACAAGGCGTTCGCCGCGCAGCTCGCGCTGGCGATCGCCCACGACCTGCCCGCGCTGGTCCACACCCCGCACCGGGACAAGGCGGCCGGGACCGAGCGGAGCATCGCCGTCGTCCGCGAGTCGGGGATCGCGCCCGGGCGCGTGGTGCTCGACCACCTCAACGAGGTCACCGTGCGGACGGCCAAGGAGTCCGGCTGCTGGCTGGGCTTCTCGATCTACCCGGACACGAAGATGGACGAGGACCGGATGGTCGCGATCCTGCGGGAGTACGGCACCGAGCGCGTGCTGGTGAACTCCGCCGCCGACTGGGGCAAGAGCGACCCGCTCAAGACCCGGCGCACCGGCGACGCCATGCTGGCCGCGGGCTTCACCGAAGACGACGTCGACCGGGTGCTGTGGCGCAACCCCGTCGAGTTCTACGGCCAGAGCGGGCGGCTCGCGCTGGACAGCGAGTCCCCGGACGCCGAGTTCGCGGGCAACTCGATCCTGCGGGGGGCCCGCAAGTGA
- a CDS encoding EboA domain-containing protein yields MNAWLDKALSDVAADATVLRTVFPAAGRRVGRTAADAARVELLKAAPGAAAELPGLYRYGDAAEKRAVLLGLSVVDIGDAGVELVADALRTNDTRLVAAAMGEYAAAHLDGPAYRHGVLKCVFMGIPLETVAGLDRRTDAELVRMLRDFAAERTAAGREVPADLRTLLNEQDG; encoded by the coding sequence GTGAACGCGTGGCTGGACAAGGCCCTGTCCGACGTGGCCGCCGACGCGACGGTGCTGCGCACGGTGTTCCCCGCGGCCGGCCGCCGGGTCGGCCGGACGGCGGCGGACGCGGCCCGGGTGGAACTGCTCAAGGCGGCACCCGGCGCCGCCGCGGAACTGCCCGGGCTCTACCGCTACGGCGACGCGGCCGAGAAACGGGCCGTCCTGCTTGGACTGTCCGTTGTGGACATCGGAGACGCCGGGGTCGAGCTGGTCGCGGACGCCCTGCGCACCAACGACACCCGGCTCGTCGCCGCCGCGATGGGCGAATACGCCGCCGCGCACCTCGACGGGCCCGCCTACCGCCACGGCGTCCTCAAGTGCGTCTTCATGGGCATCCCCCTGGAAACCGTGGCCGGCCTGGACCGCCGGACCGACGCAGAGCTGGTCCGCATGCTGCGGGACTTCGCCGCCGAACGCACCGCGGCGGGCCGCGAGGTCCCCGCCGATCTCCGCACCCTGCTGAACGAACAGGACGGCTGA
- a CDS encoding TIM barrel protein → MRFGYGTNGFANHRLGDALRVLAELGYDGVALTLDHQHLDPFGPDLARRVADVAADLDALGLAVVIETGARFLLDPWRKHAPTFLDPDRARRVEFLTRAVEIAADLNAEAVSFWSGNKPADLEPEKAWTRLADGCAEVLKAADEHDVVLGFEPEPGMLVEDLDGYFALARRLGDPERFGLTLDIGHCRCNESASVPDCVRRALPRLVNVQIDDMRRGTHEHLEFGRGEIDFPPVLAALAPYRGLVAVELPRDSHAAPRIARESLEFLRKAAPA, encoded by the coding sequence ATGAGGTTCGGGTACGGCACCAACGGCTTCGCCAACCACCGCCTCGGCGACGCCCTGCGCGTCCTGGCCGAACTCGGCTACGACGGCGTCGCGCTCACCCTCGACCACCAGCACCTCGACCCGTTCGGGCCGGACCTCGCCCGCCGCGTCGCCGACGTCGCCGCCGACCTGGACGCCCTCGGCCTCGCCGTGGTGATCGAGACCGGCGCGCGGTTCCTGCTGGACCCCTGGCGCAAGCACGCGCCGACGTTCCTCGACCCCGACCGCGCGCGCCGCGTCGAGTTCCTGACCCGAGCCGTCGAGATCGCCGCGGACCTCAACGCCGAAGCGGTGTCCTTCTGGAGCGGCAACAAACCCGCAGACCTCGAACCCGAGAAGGCCTGGACGCGGCTGGCCGACGGCTGCGCCGAGGTGCTGAAGGCGGCGGACGAGCACGACGTCGTGCTCGGCTTCGAACCGGAGCCCGGGATGCTGGTCGAGGACCTCGACGGGTACTTCGCCCTGGCGCGAAGGCTCGGCGACCCGGAGCGCTTCGGGCTGACGCTGGACATCGGGCACTGCCGGTGCAACGAATCCGCGTCCGTGCCCGACTGCGTCCGCCGGGCCCTGCCGCGGCTGGTGAACGTCCAGATCGACGACATGCGCCGCGGCACGCACGAGCACCTGGAGTTCGGCCGCGGCGAGATCGACTTCCCGCCGGTGCTGGCCGCGCTGGCGCCGTACCGCGGGCTCGTGGCCGTGGAGCTGCCGCGCGACAGCCACGCGGCCCCGCGGATCGCCCGCGAGTCGCTGGAGTTCCTGCGGAAGGCGGCGCCGGCGTGA
- a CDS encoding SCO3242 family prenyltransferase — protein MGAPVKALAELVRAPAALTVPGDAVAGAAASGWPFGRRTLALTGASVCLYWAGMALNDYADRALDAVERPERPIPSGRVTPPAAFGVAAGLTAGGLGIAAAAGGRRALRVAVPLAATVWAYDFALKNTVLGPAAMAAARTLDVLLGAGGARAALPAALTVGAHTYAVTALSRSEVTGASPALPAATLVATAGVGVAAGRGGKLAPALLGTYAVTTGGAQYDAVRDPVAPKIRRAVGAGIHGMIPLQAGLIARTGAWRPALAVAAAFPLARALGRKVSPT, from the coding sequence GTGGGCGCACCGGTGAAGGCGCTGGCCGAGCTCGTCCGCGCGCCCGCCGCGCTGACCGTGCCCGGCGACGCCGTCGCCGGGGCCGCCGCCTCGGGCTGGCCGTTCGGCCGCCGCACCCTCGCCCTGACCGGCGCTTCGGTCTGCCTCTACTGGGCGGGCATGGCCCTCAACGACTACGCCGACCGCGCCCTCGACGCCGTCGAGCGGCCGGAGCGGCCGATCCCGTCGGGCCGGGTCACGCCGCCGGCGGCGTTCGGCGTCGCGGCCGGGCTGACCGCGGGCGGGCTGGGCATCGCCGCGGCCGCCGGGGGACGGCGGGCCCTGCGGGTCGCCGTGCCGCTGGCCGCGACCGTGTGGGCGTACGACTTCGCGCTCAAGAACACCGTGCTCGGCCCGGCCGCGATGGCCGCGGCCCGGACCCTCGACGTCCTGCTCGGGGCGGGCGGAGCCCGGGCCGCCCTGCCCGCGGCCCTCACGGTCGGGGCGCACACCTACGCCGTGACAGCGCTTTCCCGGTCCGAAGTGACCGGCGCGAGCCCGGCGCTGCCGGCGGCCACCCTGGTCGCGACGGCCGGCGTCGGGGTCGCGGCCGGTCGTGGCGGCAAGCTGGCTCCGGCGCTGCTGGGGACGTACGCGGTGACCACCGGCGGGGCGCAGTACGACGCCGTCCGCGACCCGGTCGCGCCGAAGATCCGGCGGGCGGTGGGCGCCGGGATCCACGGCATGATCCCGCTGCAGGCCGGGTTGATCGCGCGGACCGGCGCGTGGCGCCCGGCGCTGGCGGTGGCCGCCGCGTTCCCGCTCGCGCGGGCGCTGGGCCGGAAGGTGTCGCCGACATGA
- a CDS encoding inositol-3-phosphate synthase, whose product MGKIGVWLVGARGSVATTAIAGAAALRAGLAETTGCVTELPDFAGADLPGLGELVFGGHDVVDTPLVKRAERLVAAGVLPPALSGAVAAELDAAEARLRPAPSDGGRAAIDQVIADLAEFGKGLDHVVVLNVASTEPPCPPHTAHASLAALEGHEDVLPASSLYAYAAFRAGCGFVDFTPSTGARLPALDELARTAGVPYAGRDGKTGETLLRSVLAPMFAQRGLDVLAWSGTNLLGGGDGATLADPGPAASKNASKQQVLQQNLGHPVDGEVHIDHVPALGDWKTAWDHVLFAGFLGTRMTLQLTWQGCDSALAAPLVLDLARLTGKACRDGVAGPVADFGFFFKDPVGAGPHDLASQYAALRAWAHR is encoded by the coding sequence ATGGGGAAGATCGGTGTCTGGCTGGTCGGGGCGCGCGGCTCGGTGGCCACCACCGCCATCGCCGGGGCCGCCGCCCTGCGGGCCGGGCTGGCGGAAACCACCGGCTGCGTGACCGAACTGCCGGACTTCGCCGGGGCTGACCTGCCCGGTCTGGGGGAGCTCGTGTTCGGCGGCCACGACGTCGTCGACACGCCGCTGGTCAAGCGGGCCGAACGGCTCGTGGCGGCCGGGGTGCTGCCGCCGGCGCTGTCCGGTGCGGTCGCGGCCGAACTGGACGCGGCCGAGGCGCGGCTGCGGCCGGCGCCGTCCGACGGAGGCCGCGCGGCGATCGACCAGGTGATCGCCGACCTGGCCGAATTCGGCAAGGGACTGGACCACGTCGTCGTCCTCAACGTCGCCTCCACCGAACCGCCGTGTCCACCGCACACCGCGCACGCGTCCCTGGCTGCCCTCGAAGGTCATGAAGACGTCCTGCCCGCCAGCTCGCTGTACGCCTACGCCGCCTTCCGTGCGGGTTGTGGCTTTGTCGACTTCACGCCGTCCACCGGGGCGCGCCTGCCCGCGCTCGACGAACTCGCCCGCACCGCCGGGGTGCCGTACGCCGGGCGCGACGGCAAGACCGGCGAAACGCTGCTGCGGTCGGTGCTTGCGCCGATGTTCGCCCAGCGCGGGCTGGACGTCCTGGCCTGGTCGGGCACCAACCTGCTCGGCGGCGGCGACGGCGCCACGCTGGCCGACCCCGGGCCCGCGGCCAGCAAGAACGCGTCCAAACAGCAGGTGCTGCAGCAGAACCTGGGCCACCCGGTCGACGGCGAGGTGCACATCGACCACGTCCCGGCGCTCGGCGACTGGAAGACGGCCTGGGACCACGTGCTGTTCGCGGGCTTCCTCGGCACGCGCATGACGCTGCAGCTCACCTGGCAGGGCTGCGACTCCGCGCTGGCCGCGCCGCTGGTGCTCGACCTCGCCCGGCTCACCGGCAAGGCGTGCCGCGACGGCGTGGCCGGCCCGGTCGCCGACTTCGGCTTCTTCTTCAAGGACCCCGTCGGCGCCGGGCCCCACGACCTGGCCTCGCAGTACGCGGCGCTGCGCGCGTGGGCGCACCGGTGA
- a CDS encoding MarR family winged helix-turn-helix transcriptional regulator yields MSLDDDAVEARAQGWRTLAALHARIEDRLQRALERDHELSVSEYTVLDVLARQDGFHLRMNQLANAVVLSQSATTRLVTRLEGRGLLARYLCADDRRGIYTEVTPAGQALLTAARPTHDAALAEALAEAESLPELAPLVGALGALSFPGA; encoded by the coding sequence GTGTCACTGGACGACGACGCCGTCGAAGCCCGTGCGCAGGGCTGGCGCACGCTGGCCGCGCTCCACGCGCGCATCGAGGACAGGCTGCAGCGAGCGCTCGAGCGCGACCACGAGCTGTCGGTGAGCGAGTACACGGTCCTCGACGTCCTGGCCCGCCAGGACGGCTTCCACCTCCGGATGAACCAGCTGGCGAACGCGGTGGTACTGAGCCAGTCCGCGACGACGCGCCTGGTCACCCGCCTGGAGGGCCGCGGGTTGCTGGCCCGCTACCTCTGCGCGGACGACCGCCGGGGCATCTACACGGAGGTGACGCCGGCGGGCCAGGCGCTGCTGACGGCGGCGCGCCCGACCCACGACGCGGCCCTGGCGGAGGCGCTCGCGGAGGCCGAGTCGCTGCCGGAACTGGCGCCGCTGGTGGGAGCGCTGGGGGCGCTGAGTTTTCCGGGAGCTTGA
- a CDS encoding MFS transporter → MPAALLALAISAFGIGTTEFVIMGLLPEVAAGFGVSIPAAGLLISGYALGVVVGAPLLTALASRVPRKTVLVALMGLFIAGNVLSALAPSYGLLMTGRIVAALSHGAFFGVGSVVAASLVAPAKQAGAIALMFTGLTVANVLGVPAGTALGQAFGWRSTFWVVSALGVLGAIGILVLVPRQETSPGAGLRRELAVFRRPQVWLALVMTALGFAGVFASFTYIAPMMTEVAGFSSGAVTWLLVLFGAGLFAGNLLGGRAADRKLMPSLYVILAALALVLVAFVFTAHAKVPAAITIALFGAAGFATVPPLQARVLAKAEGAPALASAANIAAFNLGNAGGAWLGGQAIDAGLGYTAPNWIGAALAAAGLAVALGSGLLDRRRPASFEAGERVLAR, encoded by the coding sequence ATGCCCGCCGCTCTGCTCGCGCTCGCGATCAGCGCTTTCGGGATCGGCACCACCGAGTTCGTGATCATGGGCCTGCTGCCCGAGGTCGCGGCCGGCTTCGGCGTCTCGATCCCGGCCGCAGGCCTGCTCATCTCCGGCTACGCGCTCGGCGTCGTCGTCGGCGCACCCCTGCTCACCGCGCTGGCCTCGCGGGTGCCGCGCAAGACCGTGCTGGTCGCCCTGATGGGCCTGTTCATCGCCGGCAACGTCCTCTCGGCGCTCGCCCCGAGCTACGGCCTGCTGATGACCGGCCGGATCGTCGCCGCGCTCAGCCACGGCGCGTTCTTCGGCGTCGGCTCGGTCGTCGCCGCGTCGCTGGTCGCCCCGGCCAAGCAGGCCGGTGCCATCGCGCTGATGTTCACCGGGCTGACCGTCGCGAACGTGCTCGGCGTGCCCGCCGGCACCGCGCTCGGCCAGGCCTTCGGCTGGCGCTCGACGTTCTGGGTGGTCAGCGCGCTCGGCGTGCTCGGTGCCATCGGCATCCTCGTGCTGGTGCCGCGCCAGGAAACGTCGCCCGGCGCGGGCCTGCGCCGGGAGCTCGCCGTGTTCCGCCGCCCGCAGGTGTGGCTCGCGCTGGTGATGACCGCGCTCGGCTTCGCCGGGGTGTTCGCGTCCTTCACCTACATCGCCCCGATGATGACCGAGGTCGCCGGCTTCTCGAGCGGCGCCGTCACCTGGCTGCTCGTGCTCTTCGGCGCCGGCCTGTTCGCCGGCAACCTGCTCGGCGGCCGGGCCGCGGACCGCAAGCTCATGCCCAGCCTCTACGTCATCCTCGCGGCACTGGCGCTCGTGCTGGTGGCGTTCGTCTTCACCGCGCACGCCAAGGTGCCCGCGGCGATCACCATCGCGCTGTTCGGCGCGGCGGGTTTCGCCACCGTGCCGCCGCTGCAGGCCCGGGTGCTGGCCAAGGCCGAAGGCGCCCCGGCGCTCGCGTCGGCGGCGAACATCGCCGCGTTCAACCTCGGCAACGCCGGTGGCGCGTGGCTCGGCGGCCAGGCCATCGACGCCGGCCTCGGCTACACCGCCCCCAACTGGATCGGCGCCGCGCTCGCCGCGGCCGGGCTCGCCGTCGCCCTCGGCTCCGGCCTGCTCGACCGCCGGCGCCCGGCTAGTTTCGAAGCCGGGGAACGGGTACTCGCCCGATGA
- a CDS encoding aldo/keto reductase, whose protein sequence is MTSVPDIELNNGVRMPQLGYGVFQVPDDETATAVKAALDAGYRSIDTAAVYGNEKGVGQAIAESGIARDELFVTTKLWNSAQGYDSTLEAFDESMAKLGLEQLDLYLIHWPTPARDKFLDTWKAFEKLYTDGRVRAIGVSNFQPAHLERLLDNAEIAPAVNQVELHPYLQQRELREFDAKNGIATEAWSPLAKGGSLLGDPVIAELAVKHSRTPAQIVLRWHLQLDNVVIPKSVTPSRIEENFDLFGFTLTEEEMESLTPLDRGERTGPDPDRFNAI, encoded by the coding sequence GTGACCAGCGTGCCCGACATCGAACTCAACAACGGCGTCCGGATGCCGCAGCTCGGCTACGGCGTGTTCCAGGTCCCGGACGACGAGACCGCCACCGCCGTCAAGGCCGCCCTCGACGCGGGCTACCGCAGCATCGACACCGCCGCCGTCTACGGCAACGAGAAGGGTGTCGGCCAGGCGATCGCCGAGTCCGGCATCGCCCGCGACGAGCTGTTCGTGACCACCAAGCTGTGGAACTCCGCCCAGGGCTACGACTCGACGCTCGAGGCGTTCGACGAGAGCATGGCCAAGCTCGGCCTGGAGCAGCTCGACCTGTACCTCATCCACTGGCCCACCCCCGCGCGCGACAAGTTCCTCGACACCTGGAAGGCGTTCGAGAAGCTCTACACCGACGGCCGCGTCCGCGCGATCGGCGTCTCCAACTTCCAGCCCGCGCACCTCGAGCGCCTGCTCGACAACGCCGAGATCGCCCCGGCGGTCAACCAGGTCGAGCTGCACCCGTACCTGCAGCAGCGCGAGCTGCGCGAGTTCGACGCCAAGAACGGCATCGCCACCGAGGCGTGGAGCCCGCTCGCCAAGGGCGGCAGCCTGCTCGGCGACCCGGTGATCGCGGAGCTGGCGGTGAAGCACAGCCGCACGCCGGCGCAGATCGTGCTGCGCTGGCACCTGCAGCTGGACAACGTGGTGATCCCGAAGTCGGTCACGCCGTCCCGGATCGAGGAGAACTTCGACCTGTTCGGGTTCACCCTCACGGAGGAGGAGATGGAGTCGCTGACCCCGCTCGACCGCGGCGAGCGCACCGGTCCGGACCCCGACCGCTTCAACGCCATTTGA
- a CDS encoding SAM-dependent methyltransferase — MTPGDLRSGTEGGAAALDFSKASLARLSDALLGGHDHYEVDREAMRRLLAIAPGARAMAKEHRDWLVRAVRFLAGKRGVDQFLDLGSGMPTAENTHEVAQRYNPDAQVVYVDNDPVVQVHGRALLEENYLTHVTGADLTRPAETLADEVVKEYLDFSRPVALILTSIIHHIDDYDRAKSIVAEYVDALAPGSFLLLTHNFDPEEDSPRQELARLLETSFQGTGLGSVHRTREQIAGFFEGTELLRPGLVYLHEWWPDGPRLHPLGELNFLTLGGVARKQ, encoded by the coding sequence ATGACGCCTGGCGACCTGCGGTCCGGAACCGAGGGCGGTGCGGCCGCGCTCGATTTCAGCAAGGCGAGCCTGGCGCGGCTGTCCGACGCACTCCTCGGCGGGCACGACCACTACGAGGTCGACCGGGAAGCGATGCGGCGGCTGCTGGCCATCGCGCCCGGCGCCCGGGCGATGGCGAAGGAGCACCGCGACTGGCTGGTGCGCGCGGTGCGGTTCCTCGCCGGCAAACGCGGGGTCGACCAGTTCCTCGACCTCGGTTCCGGCATGCCGACCGCGGAAAACACCCACGAGGTGGCGCAGCGGTACAACCCGGACGCGCAGGTCGTGTACGTCGACAACGACCCGGTGGTGCAGGTGCACGGCCGGGCGCTGCTCGAAGAGAACTACCTGACCCACGTCACCGGCGCCGACCTGACGCGGCCGGCGGAAACCCTCGCCGACGAGGTCGTCAAGGAGTACCTCGACTTTTCCCGGCCGGTGGCGCTGATCCTCACGTCGATCATCCACCACATCGACGACTACGACCGCGCGAAGTCGATCGTCGCGGAGTACGTCGACGCGCTCGCGCCCGGGTCGTTCCTGCTGCTCACGCACAACTTCGACCCGGAGGAGGACTCCCCGCGCCAGGAACTGGCCCGGCTGCTGGAGACCAGCTTCCAGGGCACCGGGCTGGGCAGCGTCCACCGCACGCGCGAGCAGATCGCGGGGTTCTTCGAAGGCACCGAGCTGCTCCGGCCCGGGCTGGTCTACCTGCACGAATGGTGGCCGGACGGCCCGCGGCTGCACCCGCTGGGCGAACTGAACTTCCTCACGCTGGGCGGAGTCGCCCGCAAGCAGTGA
- a CDS encoding WD40/YVTN/BNR-like repeat-containing protein, with protein sequence MRTPRRCALLVSVLALLAAFASPAAAEPVIPPGFQPASTSWTGPGTGYVLGYAPCAGTWCPVLLGTTDAGRHWRRLGAPPMSLPDNHNHVALRAFGDRVAYVSDGVHVRTTRDGGATWQAVTLAGAREPYYLSKIAETGGRVFAILTTYGEGRGSTLLYSATAGSPVLAPVPGFAVSGGLTYGDLAVGGGLQVALGADYGTERYWTSRDGTRFAPAEPPCPDGTVASLAGVREQQVVALCSGSPGSPQPGSTERQLRHAPRLGAKFGDDGVAPFAGINQGFAAASPAVATVAAVGGGVGFLHSTADGGRTWETLELPDRGFALTDLDFPGRGTGVVVDGQPDADGGSAVYRTTDGGHTWRELRFG encoded by the coding sequence ATGAGAACTCCCCGGCGCTGTGCGCTGCTGGTGTCCGTCCTCGCCCTCCTGGCCGCGTTCGCCTCGCCCGCGGCGGCGGAACCCGTGATCCCGCCAGGATTCCAGCCCGCGTCGACCAGCTGGACCGGCCCCGGCACCGGCTACGTCCTGGGCTACGCGCCGTGCGCCGGCACGTGGTGTCCGGTGCTGCTGGGCACCACCGACGCCGGGCGGCACTGGCGGCGGCTGGGTGCGCCGCCGATGTCGCTGCCGGACAACCACAACCACGTCGCGCTGCGGGCCTTCGGTGACCGCGTCGCCTACGTCAGCGACGGCGTCCACGTGCGCACCACCCGCGACGGCGGCGCCACCTGGCAGGCGGTCACCCTGGCCGGCGCGCGGGAGCCGTACTACCTCTCGAAGATCGCCGAAACCGGCGGCCGCGTCTTCGCCATCCTGACCACCTACGGCGAGGGGCGCGGCTCGACCCTCCTCTACTCGGCGACCGCCGGCTCGCCGGTGCTGGCCCCGGTGCCCGGGTTCGCCGTCAGCGGCGGTCTCACCTACGGCGACCTGGCCGTCGGCGGCGGCCTGCAGGTCGCGCTCGGCGCGGACTACGGCACCGAGCGGTACTGGACCTCCCGCGACGGCACCCGGTTCGCCCCGGCCGAGCCGCCGTGCCCGGACGGGACGGTCGCCTCGCTCGCCGGCGTCCGCGAGCAGCAGGTCGTGGCCCTGTGCAGCGGCAGCCCCGGCTCGCCGCAGCCGGGCTCGACCGAGCGGCAGCTGCGGCACGCGCCGCGGCTCGGGGCGAAGTTCGGCGACGACGGCGTCGCGCCGTTCGCCGGCATCAACCAGGGCTTCGCCGCGGCCTCGCCGGCCGTCGCGACGGTCGCCGCCGTGGGCGGTGGTGTCGGCTTCCTGCACAGCACGGCCGACGGCGGCCGCACCTGGGAGACGCTCGAACTGCCCGATCGCGGCTTCGCGCTGACCGATCTGGACTTCCCCGGCCGCGGCACCGGCGTGGTCGTCGACGGCCAGCCGGACGCCGACGGCGGCTCCGCCGTCTACCGGACCACGGACGGGGGACACACCTGGCGCGAACTGCGTTTCGGGTAG
- a CDS encoding alpha/beta fold hydrolase gives MTAIYRSAAGAAAVRDRYDALLARWPVPSERRTLGTRLGETFAVVSGPETAPPVVALQGSGGTAAHWLPDIATLAGRLRVYAVDAPGEPGRTVEARPPLASPAYAEWLDDVLDELELPRAAFLGTSLGGWWALDHALRRPERVGALALVNPSGIGRRRTAPLLKFAAYSFLGAWGRRRSLAMVAKGSPTDPARHAVGEFTLATFEHFKPRLEAIPEFGVERLHELVMPVQAQFGARDVLLDQRAAAAKLREALPDADVRLAEDAGHFLPGWAESVVKFLA, from the coding sequence ATGACGGCGATCTACCGGTCGGCGGCCGGGGCGGCCGCGGTCCGCGACCGCTACGACGCGCTCCTGGCGCGCTGGCCGGTGCCGTCCGAGCGGCGCACGCTGGGCACCCGGCTCGGCGAGACCTTCGCCGTGGTGTCCGGCCCGGAGACGGCGCCACCGGTCGTCGCGCTGCAGGGATCGGGCGGGACGGCGGCGCACTGGCTGCCGGACATCGCGACGCTCGCGGGGCGGCTGCGGGTGTACGCGGTCGACGCACCGGGCGAACCGGGCCGCACCGTCGAGGCGCGGCCCCCGCTCGCGTCACCGGCCTACGCCGAGTGGCTCGACGACGTCCTCGACGAGCTCGAACTGCCACGCGCGGCCTTTCTCGGCACCTCTTTGGGTGGCTGGTGGGCGCTGGACCACGCGCTGCGCCGTCCCGAGCGCGTCGGCGCGCTGGCACTGGTCAACCCGTCGGGAATCGGCCGGCGCCGGACCGCGCCGCTGCTCAAGTTCGCGGCCTACAGCTTCCTCGGTGCCTGGGGCCGCCGCCGGTCACTGGCGATGGTCGCCAAGGGCAGCCCCACCGACCCGGCCCGGCATGCGGTCGGCGAGTTCACGCTGGCGACGTTCGAGCACTTCAAGCCGCGCCTGGAGGCAATCCCGGAGTTCGGGGTCGAGCGCCTGCACGAGCTGGTGATGCCGGTCCAGGCCCAGTTCGGCGCCCGCGACGTCCTCCTCGACCAACGGGCCGCGGCGGCGAAGCTGCGGGAGGCCCTGCCGGACGCCGATGTCCGGCTGGCCGAGGACGCCGGGCACTTCCTGCCGGGCTGGGCGGAGTCGGTGGTGAAGTTCCTGGCCTGA